One Methanobrevibacter sp. V74 DNA window includes the following coding sequences:
- a CDS encoding inositol-3-phosphate synthase: MEKIKIGIVGLGNCASSLIQGIHYYDGKDPKDAIGLMHWDIGGYTPSDIEVVAAFDVDARKVGKTIDEAIFEKPNCTTVFQKDIPKYDVKVSMGHVLDGVAEHMSNYDDEYTFVVSEEEPVDVVSVLKESGAEILVNYLPVGSEEAARYYAQCALDAEIAYVNCMPVFIVSDDEWDAKFKAKGIPIVGDDIKAQIGATITHRTLASLFMDRGVKLDRTYQINTGGNTDFLNMLNRERLDSKKESKTEAVQSVLDERMDDRDIHIGPSDYVPWQNDNKLCFLRMEGRTFGDVPMNIELRLSVEDSPNSAGCVIDAVRCCKIGLERGVGGQLTSISSYTMKHPPIQYTDDEAYENVEKFISGELER; this comes from the coding sequence TTGGAAAAAATTAAAATAGGAATTGTTGGATTAGGAAACTGTGCAAGTTCTTTAATCCAAGGAATACATTATTATGATGGTAAAGACCCAAAAGATGCAATAGGACTTATGCATTGGGATATTGGGGGATATACTCCTAGTGATATTGAAGTTGTTGCAGCATTCGATGTTGATGCAAGAAAAGTTGGTAAAACTATTGACGAAGCAATATTTGAAAAACCAAACTGCACAACTGTTTTCCAAAAAGATATTCCAAAATATGATGTCAAAGTAAGCATGGGTCATGTTTTAGATGGTGTTGCAGAACACATGTCTAATTATGATGATGAATACACATTTGTAGTAAGTGAAGAAGAGCCTGTTGATGTTGTTAGTGTTTTAAAAGAAAGTGGTGCTGAAATTCTAGTAAACTACTTGCCGGTAGGTTCTGAAGAAGCTGCAAGATACTATGCACAATGTGCACTTGATGCTGAAATCGCATATGTAAATTGTATGCCTGTATTTATAGTAAGTGATGACGAATGGGATGCTAAATTTAAAGCTAAAGGAATTCCTATTGTTGGTGACGATATTAAAGCTCAAATCGGTGCTACTATCACACACAGAACACTAGCTAGCTTATTCATGGATAGGGGTGTAAAACTGGATAGAACCTATCAAATTAATACTGGTGGTAACACTGACTTTTTAAACATGCTTAATCGTGAAAGATTGGATTCTAAAAAAGAATCTAAAACTGAAGCTGTTCAATCAGTATTAGATGAAAGAATGGATGACAGGGATATTCACATTGGTCCTAGTGACTATGTCCCATGGCAAAATGATAATAAATTATGTTTCCTTAGAATGGAAGGCCGTACATTTGGTGATGTTCCAATGAATATTGAACTTAGATTAAGTGTTGAAGACTCTCCAAACTCTGCAGGATGTGTAATTGATGCTGTAAGATGTTGTAAAATTGGTTTAGAAAGAGGAGTCGGTGGTCAATTAACTTCAATCTCCTCATATACTATGAAGCATCCTCCAATTCAATACACTGATGATGAAGCATATGAAAATGTCGAAAAATTCATTTCTGGGGAATTAGAAAGATAA
- a CDS encoding LicD family protein, with protein sequence MSLEDYYLKLPDFIKFNSKVLKLSFDIVGRINSSTGVSPQDYISELSSRDDKFKRTHSKFQVLYVELLIFIDKVCNKYGIDYWLGFGTLLGAVRHGGFIPWDDDIDLVVLRKDYNKLIEALPKELNKHDLKEFCGLTLLLENRKNYFNDFNSVYDVKDKEGNKIIDGKYNFLQIAWLKPFVKIDLFPFDFIEDDKLGDIYTKFAPAQYKFYHEMLSNKSKYVDQIDLARKEVGFTDLKTKQFSDTIEGVPHWKIRIFDTDKTFPLTSIKFEGHEFNCPKNVDHHLTSMFGPHYMDFPEVIENHDTLELIETQFNSKEEMDNSFDEAIKFLKNINENFE encoded by the coding sequence AGTTTTGATATTGTAGGTAGGATTAATAGCTCCACGGGAGTGTCACCTCAAGACTACATTTCAGAATTATCTTCTAGGGATGATAAGTTTAAAAGAACTCATAGTAAATTTCAGGTATTATATGTGGAATTGCTTATTTTCATAGATAAGGTTTGTAATAAATATGGAATTGATTATTGGTTAGGTTTCGGTACGCTTTTAGGTGCTGTAAGGCATGGGGGTTTTATTCCCTGGGATGACGATATTGATTTAGTTGTTCTTAGAAAGGATTATAATAAGTTAATCGAAGCACTCCCAAAAGAACTCAATAAACATGATTTAAAAGAATTTTGCGGGTTAACATTACTTTTGGAAAATAGAAAAAATTATTTCAATGATTTTAATAGTGTTTATGATGTTAAAGATAAAGAGGGCAATAAAATAATTGATGGAAAATATAACTTTTTACAAATCGCCTGGTTAAAACCATTTGTTAAAATAGATCTCTTTCCTTTTGATTTTATTGAAGATGACAAGTTAGGTGATATTTATACTAAATTTGCACCTGCCCAGTATAAATTTTATCATGAAATGTTATCGAATAAATCTAAATATGTTGATCAAATTGATTTGGCTCGTAAGGAAGTTGGATTTACAGATTTGAAAACAAAGCAGTTTTCGGATACTATTGAAGGGGTTCCCCATTGGAAAATAAGAATTTTCGATACTGATAAAACATTTCCATTAACTTCCATAAAATTTGAAGGACATGAGTTTAATTGTCCTAAAAATGTTGATCATCATCTCACTTCAATGTTCGGCCCTCATTATATGGATTTTCCTGAAGTTATTGAGAATCATGATACATTGGAATTAATTGAAACTCAATTTAATTCAAAAGAAGAAATGGATAATTCTTTTGATGAAGCAATTAAATTCTTAAAAAATATTAATGAAAATTTCGAATAA